The Deltaproteobacteria bacterium DNA window CATTTCCAAAGCCTTCTCCACCCGCCGCTCCAGTGGGCCGTTCGAGAAACTGGAGGCCATCTTGTCACAGAGACCCTCCAGGATAGCCTCTTCCCGGAGGGGAGGCCAGTAGACGTGGCTTACCTCTTCAAAGGCGACAGCAGCACCTTTCCGGCTGAGAACCTCGAAGATATCGTTCGGATAGTAAGGCCTGATGTGATGAAGCCAGAGGAGGCGATGTCTCTCCTCGGGCAAATAACCTCTGCCCCGGTCTACCCTCTGTCGAACGAATCTGTAAAGGGCCCGATGGAAGGCGACACCCTGAGCTGTCCCGAAAGAAGAGAAGATCATTCCGGCTCCATAGGAGAGAGCCTCGCTCGCCGGAAACGGAGCGGGCCGGGATCTGCGGAGTTGGTTGACCCGCAGGAGGTAAACCCGAGCCTGGTTGGACAGCCTCACAATGGTCTGGATCCTCTCTCTCGTCCATGGAATCCCGGTTATGCCTTGAACACTCTCGATCAGGCCCTGAAGCTGGTCCAGGAGATACCGCCGGCCTTGACATCCGTCATGGTATGGAACATCGAGGAAGAAGTGGGGAACCCCATACAGCCGCCCGAGATAGCCGAAGAACTTGTTGCTCCCGTCACAGAGGTTGGAGGAGCTGATGAGAACGTCCGGTCTGGGGAGGAGATCGGCCATGGCCATTCCGAGGGCGATCCGATAGAAGGAACAGAGGTCTGTGGAGATCCTCGAGTCTCCCTTTTCCAGAAACCTGCCGCTTATGTTGAAGTATGCCATCAGTGAGGCGAGGATCTCAGGGTGAACCGGGACGCCGCCCAGGCCGTAGACCAATTCGCTCGGCACGAAAGCACTCGACCAGATCACCGGCCTGGCTCGGCCGAAAGCCCCTCTGTAAGTATGGAGCAGAAAGGAAACCCAGATTCTGAAAGCGGGGTTATCATCCCTGCTATAATAGAGGCGCAGAGGGAGTCTCAACAGATCGTATACGAAAGGCCTCTTGACTATCCAGGCGATTGAGCGTTCTCTCACAGGTCTCCCTCCCCTCGCGGGCCCCTGTCCCCGCCGGAAAGCATCTCCAGAAAAGCCTGAATTCTGGTCTGGACTCCGCCTCCCAGCCCTTTCCGGTATTCACTCTCGATCATGAGCATGGGGATTCCCATGGATTCGAGGGCTCCCTTTACAACCGGGGCTTCGTAGAGAAAGGTGTCACAGAACTTTAGGGTATAGTAGATTACCCCCTTGACTCGATAGGATCGTACCAGGTTCAACAGGAGGTCGAGTCTTCTCTGGGTTTCCTGCATCCGGGCGCATGGGGGACGGAGCAGATAGTGACGAGCAAGAGATGTCCAGGGGTCATCTGTCAAGGGAATCGCCTCCTGGGCGTGCCTGCCCGTGACACATAGATCGTAGGCCACCACCGTGCCTCCCCATGTTTCGACAATGGATACCAACTCCGGGTTTTCAAGCATGGAACCCGTCAAGAGTAGCGGGATTCCCTGCTTCCTCTGGCCCGGGCCGGACCTCTCAATCACGTTCTGCAACAGAGTGTCAAAACCTTGCCGGGGAAGAAGCCCGCCAGCCCTGGAGAGCTCACAAAACTCCTGACCCGAAAGATCGAGTCTGCCCTGAGCCATGAGATCGTCCACCTGCCGCAGCAAGTTCCGGGTCCTGTTTGAAGCCTCAAAGGAGAGATCCATTCTGGAAGGTGAAATGGAGACTCCAAAGTGGTGTGAGATCCGCTCCGCCAGCCTGCAAATCTCCTCTCGGAAATAGGCGAGGGCTGACCGGGTGGTGGTCCTGGGCAGGTCCATGAGATGGACAAAAGGAGGACCCTGAAAGTGGGACCACGCGTCGTAGAGGCGCCGCATGCCGTCGCATGTGTTCATAATCACCAGACCAGAGAGAAAGGTATAGGCCCCGGCCGCACCTTCTCCCATGATGGCCCTCACATAAGGGCAGAAATTCGGATCGAGATGGGCATCCCCCATTTCTGCCGGAGGAGTGGGGAGGAGCCTAAGGGGAGTGAGACCCGCACTCTCGAGCAGTTCAACCGGTACATAGCTGCAGCACCATCCGACCACCGGAGCACCGCCGGCTGAGAGGCCGGTCCTGAAGGACCGGATGGTATCCTCAAGGTCTCTGAGAAAGGTACTCTCCCCGGTCATGGATCTCTCCCTTTATGGGATATACCCCATTCGAAAGGGCGGATTCAACACCTTCTATGCGATCCAACCGTCCCTTTCCGATGAATCCGCATTTCCTCCACTCCCCGCTCGTGTCTTCCCTCTGTTGCACCGCCAATGGGCA harbors:
- a CDS encoding 2-hydroxyacyl-CoA dehydratase produces the protein MRERSIAWIVKRPFVYDLLRLPLRLYYSRDDNPAFRIWVSFLLHTYRGAFGRARPVIWSSAFVPSELVYGLGGVPVHPEILASLMAYFNISGRFLEKGDSRISTDLCSFYRIALGMAMADLLPRPDVLISSSNLCDGSNKFFGYLGRLYGVPHFFLDVPYHDGCQGRRYLLDQLQGLIESVQGITGIPWTRERIQTIVRLSNQARVYLLRVNQLRRSRPAPFPASEALSYGAGMIFSSFGTAQGVAFHRALYRFVRQRVDRGRGYLPEERHRLLWLHHIRPYYPNDIFEVLSRKGAAVAFEEVSHVYWPPLREEAILEGLCDKMASSFSNGPLERRVEKALEM
- a CDS encoding 2-hydroxyacyl-CoA dehydratase translates to MTGESTFLRDLEDTIRSFRTGLSAGGAPVVGWCCSYVPVELLESAGLTPLRLLPTPPAEMGDAHLDPNFCPYVRAIMGEGAAGAYTFLSGLVIMNTCDGMRRLYDAWSHFQGPPFVHLMDLPRTTTRSALAYFREEICRLAERISHHFGVSISPSRMDLSFEASNRTRNLLRQVDDLMAQGRLDLSGQEFCELSRAGGLLPRQGFDTLLQNVIERSGPGQRKQGIPLLLTGSMLENPELVSIVETWGGTVVAYDLCVTGRHAQEAIPLTDDPWTSLARHYLLRPPCARMQETQRRLDLLLNLVRSYRVKGVIYYTLKFCDTFLYEAPVVKGALESMGIPMLMIESEYRKGLGGGVQTRIQAFLEMLSGGDRGPRGEGDL